From Styela clava chromosome 6, kaStyClav1.hap1.2, whole genome shotgun sequence, one genomic window encodes:
- the LOC120331603 gene encoding uncharacterized protein LOC120331603: protein MMLSSPPSKYQPFQQSYGVSMPNMVNSMPSSYVNSINPMSITGNQVAGIHNPMNQAFAGGALNGMGSAAGVHAHSAHASQMAVGVGGMGSAYPGMNPAVGLGPNLPIVPMGFNRRPEKTYRRNYTHAKPPYSYISLITMALQSSKQKMMTLSEIYQWIMDLFPFYRQNQQRWQNSIRHSLSFNDCFVKVARSPDKPGKGSYWSLHEEAHNMFENGCYLRRQKRFKCGKKSNVKSVNKNGHEPSNLPQLDLQHISPATTPPLQDSSNESPHSQHEFERDHISKTTNRSDSHEEHSGPENSSGEQSPRNLDQHQQQMPSYSHLEVPSSSANEHDIHHQRAAQHHGLQRNMVQRTTSPREATSYSSAMPSSSPSEINTHESLAQTKSDPISYSHHQFYLGHFPTTGAQHNGHHSQYHAHNPFAHSFSHPFSIRGLMNAGEGQQQGKDMRAYHEMMQYAQQYSNSASTHNVQEVSPLEPLPPSTTPDSIHGSNSSATCSSTNVSRLSSSPSESSQLHHQHPYYQMQYHMESGAGLQHASAMGHAGIEEGINDTAYYQGCVPQHGTNAAMA from the coding sequence ATGATGCTTTCATCTCCTCCATCAAAATACCAGCCATTCCAGCAATCTTACGGAGTTAGTATGCCGAACATGGTTAACTCAATGCCATCATCATACGTCAATTCAATCAATCCGATGTCAATCACTGGAAATCAAGTTGCTGGAATTCATAATCCGATGAATCAAGCATTTGCCGGCGGTGCATTGAACGGCATGGGATCTGCGGCGGGGGTCCATGCACACTCGGCACACGCTTCACAAATGGCGGTCGGTGTAGGCGGAATGGGTTCGGCATACCCGGGCATGAATCCGGCCGTAGGACTTGGTCCAAACTTACCAATCGTTCCTATGGGTTTCAACAGAAGACCAGAAAAGACATACAGAAGAAATTACACTCACGCCAAACCACCATACAGCTACATTTCTTTGATTACAATGGCGCTTCAATCATCAAAACAGAAAATGATGACACTGAGTGAAATTTATCAATGGATTATGGATTTATTTCCTTTTTATCGCCAGAACCAACAAAGATGGCAAAACTCAATTCGTCATAGTTTGTCGTTCAATGACTGCTTTGTCAAAGTTGCTCGCTCTCCAGACAAGCCAGGAAAAGGTTCATATTGGTCTCTTCACGAAGAAGCTCACAACATGTTCGAAAATGGCTGCTACCTTCGAAGACAGAAACGATTCAAGTGCGGAAAGAAATCGAACGTGAAAAGTGTCAACAAAAATGGCCACGAACCTTCAAATCTTCCTCAGCTCGATTTGCAACATATATCACCGGCAACTACTCCACCACTTCAAGACTCATCAAATGAAAGTCCACACAGTCAACATGAATTTGAACGCGATCATATCTCAAAGACGACAAATCGTTCAGATAGCCACGAAGAACATAGCGGACCAGAAAACTCAAGCGGAGAACAATCGCCTAGAAATTTAGATCAACATCAACAACAAATGCCTAGTTATTCTCATCTGGAAGTACCTTCGTCATCAGCAAATGAACATGACATTCACCACCAGCGAGCGGCACAGCATCACGGTTTGCAGCGAAACATGGTACAGCGTACGACATCTCCACGCGAGGCTACCTCATACAGCAGTGCAATGCCTTCTAGTTCACCATCTGAAATCAACACGCATGAAAGTCTGGCACAAACCAAGAGCGATCCGATCTCGTATTCACATCACCAATTCTATTTGGGACATTTTCCTACAACTGGAGCTCAGCACAATGGTCACCATTCTCAATATCACGCTCACAATCCGTTTGCTCATTCATTCAGCCATCCATTCTCAATCCGAGGTCTTATGAATGCTGGTGAAGGTCAACAACAAGGCAAAGACATGAGAGCTTACCATGAAATGATGCAATATGCTCAACAATATTCAAATTCGGCATCGACACACAACGTACAAGAAGTTTCGCCACTCGAGCCGCTGCCACCTTCAACTACACCCGATTCAATTCATGGATCTAATTCATCAGCAACCTGTTCATCAACCAATGTATCAAGATTGTCAAGCTCTCCATCGGAAAGCAGTCAATTACATCATCAACACCCTTATTATCAAATGCAATATCATATGGAATCGGGTGCTGGTCTTCAACACGCATCAGCAATGGGTCACGCCGGAATCGAAGAGGGAATTAACGACACTGCTTATTATCAAGGGTGCGTACCTCAGCATGGCACTAACGCTGCAATGGCATAA